From a single Aestuariibius sp. HNIBRBA575 genomic region:
- a CDS encoding extracellular solute-binding protein yields the protein MYGEPALPPDFVALPYANPDAPTGGSLVISNIGNFDSVNPFIRKGTVPWQMRFMIGETLMGRSLDEPFSLYGILAESIETGPNREWVEFTLRPEATFSDGSPVTIEDVMWSYETLGTVGHPRYVGFWSKIETMEQTGDRSIRFTFNVEDRELALLAGMRPILQKAQFEGVDFAEEGDSIIPITSSPMIVDDVEFGRYISFRRNPDYWGNDVVPFRNGTFNLDEVRIEYFGDETAAFEAFKTGIVNSNREFNVAKWDSQYNFPAIQSGDVELSILPHSRPSGITGFVMNTRQDQFTDWRVRDGLIHAFNFEFINEAMTGSAQPRITSYYSNSPLGMEEGPATGRVREFLEPFSDTLLPGALEGYALPVSDGSERNRAGIGTALAQFEAAGYTVQNGVMADADGTAFTFEILLKTGSSENIAMIDMYVESLSRLGITPTVEIVDAPQYKERTDAYDFDMTYYRRGVSLSPGNEQALYWGSGSVDIVGGRNLAGVQDPAIDAMVQNLVTSESQDDFVAAVRAMDRTLMAGRYVIPIYQWNISRIGHARQLHYPETMPIFGDWPGWQPDVWWWED from the coding sequence ATGTACGGAGAGCCCGCCCTACCACCGGATTTTGTGGCGCTCCCTTATGCGAACCCAGACGCGCCAACGGGGGGATCGCTGGTGATTTCCAACATTGGAAACTTTGACAGCGTCAATCCGTTCATCCGCAAAGGCACCGTGCCATGGCAGATGCGGTTCATGATCGGCGAAACATTGATGGGGCGGTCGCTGGACGAACCGTTCTCTTTGTATGGGATTTTGGCCGAATCGATTGAAACCGGGCCGAATCGCGAATGGGTCGAATTCACTCTGCGCCCAGAGGCAACATTCAGCGATGGCAGCCCCGTCACCATCGAAGACGTGATGTGGTCCTATGAAACGCTCGGGACGGTTGGGCATCCGCGATATGTCGGGTTCTGGAGCAAAATCGAAACCATGGAACAGACCGGTGATCGGTCGATCCGGTTTACCTTTAATGTCGAAGATCGCGAATTGGCCCTATTGGCTGGGATGCGGCCCATTCTGCAAAAAGCCCAATTCGAAGGCGTCGATTTTGCAGAAGAAGGCGATTCAATCATTCCGATCACGTCATCCCCGATGATCGTCGATGATGTCGAATTTGGTCGTTATATCAGTTTCCGTCGCAATCCCGATTATTGGGGCAATGATGTCGTTCCGTTCCGCAATGGGACGTTCAATCTAGACGAAGTGCGGATTGAATATTTCGGGGACGAAACCGCTGCGTTTGAGGCGTTTAAAACCGGTATCGTCAATTCAAACCGTGAATTTAACGTCGCGAAATGGGACAGCCAGTATAATTTCCCGGCGATCCAGTCCGGTGATGTCGAATTGTCGATCCTGCCGCATTCCCGCCCTTCTGGGATCACAGGGTTTGTGATGAACACGCGTCAGGATCAATTTACCGATTGGCGGGTGCGTGATGGGTTGATCCATGCGTTTAACTTTGAGTTCATCAACGAAGCGATGACCGGATCAGCGCAGCCGCGCATCACGTCCTATTACTCAAATTCGCCCCTCGGAATGGAAGAAGGCCCCGCAACAGGTCGCGTGCGTGAATTCCTAGAACCGTTTAGCGATACATTGCTGCCCGGCGCCTTAGAGGGCTACGCCCTGCCCGTTTCGGATGGGTCAGAACGCAATCGTGCAGGCATTGGCACCGCTTTGGCACAATTCGAAGCGGCGGGGTACACCGTTCAAAACGGGGTGATGGCCGATGCGGATGGTACTGCGTTTACCTTTGAAATTTTGCTAAAAACCGGGTCTTCGGAAAACATCGCCATGATCGACATGTATGTTGAAAGCCTGTCGCGACTGGGGATCACGCCGACGGTCGAAATCGTCGATGCGCCCCAATACAAAGAGCGCACCGACGCGTATGACTTTGATATGACCTATTATCGTCGTGGCGTGTCGCTGAGCCCGGGCAATGAACAGGCGTTATATTGGGGCAGCGGATCGGTTGATATTGTCGGTGGGCGCAACTTGGCCGGGGTGCAGGACCCTGCGATTGACGCGATGGTGCAGAACCTTGTGACATCCGAAAGTCAGGATGACTTTGTCGCGGCGGTGCGCGCAATGGATCGTACATTGATGGCCGGGCGTTATGTGATCCCAATTTATCAGTGGAACATCAGCCGGATCGGCCATGCCCGTCAGCTGCATTACCCGGAAACCATGCCAATCTTTGGGGATTGGCCCGGTTGGCAGCCAGATGTTTGGTGGTGGGAAGACTAA